The nucleotide sequence TGACGGTGACGAAGCCGGCCAGCGTGACGACCGCCGCGGCGATGGCGCTCACGGGCGTGTCCAGGGCCACCAGCACCACCAGGACCACGACCGCGGACAGCAGGAGCGGGACGATGAGGTTGCGCATGGGCGGGCCAGGCGGTGCTCAGGGCGGGTTGAGCTTGTAGCCCACGCCCCGGATGGTCTCGATGATGTCGCCCGAAGGGCCCAGCTTCTCGCGCAGCCGCTTGATGTGGGTGTCCACGGTGCGGGTGTGGATCTCCGCCTGGATGCCCCAGACGTCCGAGAGGAGCACCTCGCGCGTCTGCACCCGTCCGGCCCGCTCCAGCAGCGTGCGCAGCAGGCGGAACTCCAGCGCGGTGAGGATGACCTCCTCGCCCTTCACGCGGACCTGGTGGCGCGCCGTGTCCAGCTGGATGTCACCGGCGCCGAGCTGGGGCGCGGGCTCCTCCTCCGCGTCCGCGCGGCGCAGCACCGCCTTGACCCGGAGCATCAGCTCCCGGACGGAGAAGGGCTTCACCACGTAGTCATCCGCGCCCGCCTCGAGCCCCTGGATGCGGTCGGCCTCCTGGCCCTTGGCGCTGACGATGACCACCGGCACCTTGCGCAGCTCCGAGTCGCTCTTGAGCATCCGGAGCACCTCGCTGCCGGCCACGTCCGGGAGCATCAAGTCGAGCAGCACCAGGTCCGGCATCCGCGCGCGGGCCTTGGCCAGCCCTCCCGCGCCGGTGTTCGCCGTCTCCGTCTCGAACCCCGCGGCGCGGAGGTTGTACTCGACGAGTCCAGCGAGGTCCTGCTCGTCCTCGATGATCAGGATGCGCGCCATGGCCTTCTCCGCCTCCAGTGGGAGCCGTGTCACGGCCCCGTGGCGTCGCAGCGATAGCAGATCCAATTGTGACAGCGAGGTGAAAGACACCGCTTCTTGCGCCCGCCTCGCTGGAAGCCCGGGGGCCGGGCCGGCACGGGTGTCAGAAGGTGGGATCGCAGTCCACGGTGGTGAGCGTCATCGGCGCGGCGATGACCGGGTCGTTCCGGCTCGCGTTGACCTCCGGGAGGTAGTTGCAGGAGCTGCCCAGGAAGCGCGGCGGGCTCTCATTGGAGATCGCCTCGATGACGAGCACGTAGTCCCGCCCCACCGGTGCCTCGAAGCTGACGTCCTGCGAGGTGACGCCGGTGCCGCTCAGGTTCTCCAGGAAGCGCAGCGCGCGGCTCTCCCGGCCCCGGGCATCGTGGAGCGGCAGCAGCTCGTCAAGCCTCACCTTCTGGTTGAGGCAGGTCTTCTGGAGCTCCGTGCAGTCGCGCTGCTTGCCGTCCGGGAGCACCACGATCTGGAAGGCGGACAGCTGGTCCGTCACGGCCTTCTCCACGAGCAGGTCCAGCCCGAGCGGGGAGGTGTCGGAGGAGGGCGCCGCGCCACAGCCGGCGACGAGCGTGAGGGCCAGGGACGTCAGGGCGAACGGACGAAGGTTCATGGATTGACGCGGATGGTGACGGGGACGCGACCGCGCTCCTCGGAGGTGGCGATGGCGACACCCGCGGCGGTGCCTCCGACGACGACGGCGCCCACGCCCACCCAGAGCCAGGGGCTCTTGTACCAGGGCCGCGCCGTGCTGGCCGTCGCGGACGTGCCCGAGGCCGGCTGGGGCATCACCGAGAAGATGAGCGGGTTGAAGGAGTCGCCCCGGCCCGCCAGCCGCCGCTGCGCCGCGTCCGCCACCTCGAAGTAGTACTCCACCTCATAGGGGTTGGCCTCGGAGGGTAGCTCGTAGGCGGGCAGGGTGGCCTGGTACTGCTCCTTGTTGCCTCGCAGGCGCGTGAAGTCCACCGAGCTGTAGGCCTCGTCCCCCGCGCGGCGGAAGAAGAGCTTCGCCTTGGCCCCCAGGGCCATGTTCTCGATGCGCGCGTCCACCACCACCGGCTCGCCGCCCGTGGGGTCCGGGATGGGGTCCACCTGCAGCGTCACCGGCCGGACACGCCGGCTCTTGATGTCCTCCTTGATGCGCGCGTACAGCTGCCGCAGCTTGGGCGGCGCGTTGCGGGGCAGCTCGAAGTCCGGCCGGGCCTGGAGCAGCCGCTCGTAGGCCTCCCGGGCGCGCGCCTCGTCCCCCAGGTACAGCGAGGCCAGCCCGAGCAGGCGGTAGAGCTCCACCAGCTGATCATCCGTGACGTCGGGCGCATCCAGGCCCGCCTGGAGCGTCTTCACCGCCTCCTCGAAGTCCCCCTGCTCGATCTGCTCCTGGGCGCGGACGATCTCCCGGTTGGTGGGGCCCAGCTGGAAGAGGAGGGGCTCTGGGAAGACGGGTCGAGCGAACGCCAGGGCAGGGCTCAGGAGCCCGCCTACCAGGATGCTGACCACCACACGCAGCCGCCAGCCTTGCATTACACGGACCGTACCAGAGCGTTATTAAAAGGATCCACGGAAGGAGATCCCCCGGCCGGTCACGGCCAGGTGAATTCCAACGTGGTTTTGAGAACAGCGGCGCGTTGACTTTTGGGGATCCCCCCTCTATGTTGCGCGCCCTTTTGCCTGGAAGCCTTGTAGATGGTCGTAAAGATTGAACAAATTCAAGAAGCGGGGCTGAAGCTCGACGAGCCCATCGCTCTGGAGCTGCTCCAGGAGGTGCTGGGAGGAAGCGGTCAGGATACCGGCTTCCGGGCGACCCGGCCCTCGACGCTCCACGCTTCCCTGCGGAAGGTGAGCGGCGGCGTGCTCGTGCAGGGCAGCTTCACCGCCCACGTGGCCGCTCCCTGCAAGCGGTGCCTGGTGGACGTGAAGCTGGAGCTGCCGGTGTCCTTCACCCTCAACCTGGTGCCCGAGTCGCTCGTCCGGGGCGATGACATCCTGGACGAGGACGAGAAGGACGAGCGCGCCCAGGGCGAGACGGGCGGGTCCTTCGAGTTGGAGGACGCGGACGAAGAAGTCTTCGACGGGAAGACGATCGATCTGGATCCGATCGTGCGTGAGCAGGTATTGCTCGCCCTGCCGATGAACGCGGTCTGTCGTGAGGACTGCAAGGGGCTCTGCGCGCAGTGCGGCCAGAACCTCAACGAGAAGCAGTGTGGCTGCGAGCAGAAGGTCATCGACCCTCGGCTCGCTCCCCTGATGAACATCAAGCTGAACTAGAGGTGAGTCGTGGGAGTTCCCAAGAAGCGGACTTCGAAGATGCGCCGGGATCGCCGTCGCGCGGCCAACAACAACCTGCGCTCTGCCGTGCAGGTCATCAAGTGCTCCAAGTGCAAGGAGCCGGTGCTGCCGCACCGCGCCTGCGCCGCTTGTGGCAACTACAGTGGGCGTGAGGTCATCGCCACCGAGTAGTTGAGGCGTCCGGTGCGGCTCGTGCTCGACGCGAGGGGTGGCGATCCCGCCCCCTTCGCCGTCGTCGTGCGCCGTATTTCGTTCGTGCGCGCTCTCCCGGAGCACCGGATGGTGCTCGTGGGGGAGTCGTCGTGCATGCGGGCGTCTCCTCGGCGGAAGAAGCACTCCCTGTTCCAGGCGGGCGTCGCGCTCGTCCAGGATCGGGAGGCGTCTGCCCGGGCCCGGGTGGCCAATCCCGCGCGTGTCAGGCTGGCGCCATAGGGTGGTTTCGCGGTGGCTTCGGCCTGCTCCGCGAGGCCATCGGCTTGACGCGATGCATTGACTGCTCGGAACCTGGCTGCTTGCCCGCCAGAGAGGAAAAAGGGCGACAGGCGACGCTTTTTCCGATTAGAGAGCCCGCCCGTAGCGTTGTGTTCCGACGACACTCCGGGAGTACCACGTGCCCCTCGCGCAGATCATCGGAACGGGTTCCTACGCGCCCGCCCAAGTCATCACCAACCAGGACCTCGAAAAGATCGTCGACACCTCCGACGCCTGGATCACCGAGCGAACCGGTATCCGCGAGCGCCGCAAGGCCGCGCCCGGCGAGGCGACGAGCGACATGGCGGTCGCCGCCGCCCGGCAGGCGCTGGAGATGGCGGGTGTCCGCCCCGAGGAGCTGGATCTGATCGTCGTGGGCACCATCACGGCGGACATGCCCATGCCCTCCTGCGCCGTGCTCGTGCAGGCCAAGCTGGGGGCGAAGAAGGCCTTTGCCTTCGACGTGGCCGCCGCGTGCGCGGGCGCGGTGTACGCCCTCTCGGTGGCGGACCAGTTCATGCGCACCGGTCAGGCGAAGCGGGCGCTCGTGATCGGCGCGGACCTCTTCACCGGCGTGCTGAACTGGAAGGACCGCAACACCTGTGTCCTCTTCGGCGACGGAGCCGGGGCCATGGTGCTGGCGCCCGCCGAGGAGGAGGGCAGGGGCATCCTCTCCACGCGGCTGCGGACCGACGGCACGCTGTCGGACATCCTCACCATCCCCGCGGGCGGCTCCAAGGAGCCGCTCACCGAGGAGAACATTCGCGACCAGCGCCACAAGGTGAGCATGAACGGGCGCGAGGTCTTCAAGACCGCGGTGCGCGAGCTGACGGGCATCACCAATGAGGCGCTGCAGGCCCATGGCAT is from Hyalangium gracile and encodes:
- a CDS encoding response regulator — encoded protein: MARILIIEDEQDLAGLVEYNLRAAGFETETANTGAGGLAKARARMPDLVLLDLMLPDVAGSEVLRMLKSDSELRKVPVVIVSAKGQEADRIQGLEAGADDYVVKPFSVRELMLRVKAVLRRADAEEEPAPQLGAGDIQLDTARHQVRVKGEEVILTALEFRLLRTLLERAGRVQTREVLLSDVWGIQAEIHTRTVDTHIKRLREKLGPSGDIIETIRGVGYKLNPP
- a CDS encoding tetratricopeptide repeat protein gives rise to the protein MVVSILVGGLLSPALAFARPVFPEPLLFQLGPTNREIVRAQEQIEQGDFEEAVKTLQAGLDAPDVTDDQLVELYRLLGLASLYLGDEARAREAYERLLQARPDFELPRNAPPKLRQLYARIKEDIKSRRVRPVTLQVDPIPDPTGGEPVVVDARIENMALGAKAKLFFRRAGDEAYSSVDFTRLRGNKEQYQATLPAYELPSEANPYEVEYYFEVADAAQRRLAGRGDSFNPLIFSVMPQPASGTSATASTARPWYKSPWLWVGVGAVVVGGTAAGVAIATSEERGRVPVTIRVNP
- a CDS encoding YceD family protein, producing MVVKIEQIQEAGLKLDEPIALELLQEVLGGSGQDTGFRATRPSTLHASLRKVSGGVLVQGSFTAHVAAPCKRCLVDVKLELPVSFTLNLVPESLVRGDDILDEDEKDERAQGETGGSFELEDADEEVFDGKTIDLDPIVREQVLLALPMNAVCREDCKGLCAQCGQNLNEKQCGCEQKVIDPRLAPLMNIKLN
- the rpmF gene encoding 50S ribosomal protein L32; translated protein: MGVPKKRTSKMRRDRRRAANNNLRSAVQVIKCSKCKEPVLPHRACAACGNYSGREVIATE
- a CDS encoding beta-ketoacyl-ACP synthase III; the encoded protein is MPLAQIIGTGSYAPAQVITNQDLEKIVDTSDAWITERTGIRERRKAAPGEATSDMAVAAARQALEMAGVRPEELDLIVVGTITADMPMPSCAVLVQAKLGAKKAFAFDVAAACAGAVYALSVADQFMRTGQAKRALVIGADLFTGVLNWKDRNTCVLFGDGAGAMVLAPAEEEGRGILSTRLRTDGTLSDILTIPAGGSKEPLTEENIRDQRHKVSMNGREVFKTAVRELTGITNEALQAHGISPGQVDHVIAHQANLRILEAVMQRIEIPVEKCWINLDKYGNTSAASVPMALDEANRAGRLKRGDLIAVMAVGAGMAWGSAVVRW